In Cydia splendana chromosome 3, ilCydSple1.2, whole genome shotgun sequence, one DNA window encodes the following:
- the LOC134806646 gene encoding uncharacterized protein LOC134806646 — MGSQWDGVGFKHPSLQVIPERATVTHINEKYIYPNGTLKVRRYGRKSAYYVNMEGTTKMEFGNNVSLHLIFFEFLHNEYKRSFVEMKFEKICESINKDPYLGKAFQMIGMPCPLPPGIHRMMNITVPAQDFPNVWPFEKCKVEFTLLQNQNKETMATVDVFVLFKQNPRIK; from the exons ATGGGGAGCCAGTGGGATGGCGTAGGCTTTAAGCATCCG AGTCTACAGGTGATCCCTGAGCGAGCGACGGTGACGCACATCAATGAGAAATACATATACCCGAACGGAACCCTCAAAGTGAGGAGATACGGCAGGAAAAGCGCATATTACGTCAACATGGAGGGAACCACCAAGATGGAGTTTGGCAACAATGTGTCA TTGCACTTGATTTTCTTCGAGTTTCTGCACAACGAGTACAAACGTAGCTTCGTAGAAATGAAATTTGAAAAGATATGCGAGTCCATCAACAAGGACCCTTACCTCGGCAAGGCGTTTCAAATGATAGGCATGCCGTGTCCTTTACCACCG gGCATACACAGGATGATGAACATCACAGTGCCCGCACAGGACTTTCCTAACGTGTGGCCCTTCGAAAAGTGCAAAGTGGAATTCACATTATTGCAGAACCAGAACAAGGAAACCATGGCCACTGTAGACGTATTTGTTTTGTTCAAACAAAATCCTAGAATTAAATAA
- the LOC134806449 gene encoding eukaryotic translation initiation factor 5B, translating into MGKAKKGKKLQNAEDGDSDVETTNIESVKPSQTKGKKIAVDSDESEDEKPKAKSKHKKSVDEDVKEVTKNIKNVSISKKSQKKKAEASSEDESDDEPLPKSGKGKKAADKSAFSFLEIEDSAESLPDAAISSEDEKSQKPQKKAQEKKEPAGKKGKKAKRKKDDSDDDLEKVLAELEMEYAGVKKEPTPPTEGEKPVEPVEEKPKSKKKGQKEETKVEPEEENEGSDNELDVTIKTAAQKKKEKKEREKQKKLEAKKKEHEGKKEEPKVEVKDEKKEEVKTEEPAKAPSEEKEGGDTPATEGKKKKKGKGKEEKEEKDDKGKKGPAKKTIAAMQEALKKIKEEEERLKKEEEERIKQEEEREQQRLEAIRLEKERKERKKQKEKDRKERLKAEGKLLTPKQKAEKARAQAMLESLKAQGIEVGGSEKKPPRPGTRVKPTKLKSQMSQDTPSTPQEEKKVELEIVDKKEEPKKQEKKEEEEGIKDSWDAESSEEEPEPEPQPEPAKPAPAPAKEKTPAKRVEEDDSSSEEEDSSDEDSSSDEDSDDEGMTDAQKKRELILKRLEKRKEENELNKQNNPLRAAVVCVLGHVDTGKTKILDKLRRTNVQDGEAGGITQQIGATNVPIENIKEQTKHVKGVNEIAFKLPGLLIIDTPGHESFSNLRNRGSSLCDIAILVVDIMHGLEPQTIESINLLKQKKTPFIVALNKIDRLYDWQSAQRKDVRDILKMQATNTQIEFEKRSKDVMLQFSEQGLNAALFYENPDPRSYVSLVPTSAVTGEGMGNLLAMIVQACEGPLHKRLVFSQQLLATVLEVKAIPGLGTTIDTILINGTLREGDTMVLAGTDGPIVTQIRSLLMPQPMKELRVKNAYMEYKEVVGAQGVKIAAKELEKAIAGLNLLVAQKPDEIDVLKEEVARELKSALSSIKLSERGVYVQASTLGSLEALLEFLRTSKIPYSAIRIGPVVKRDVMKASAMLEHDSQWATILAFDVKIERDAQEMADNVGVKIFAADIIYHLFDKFTAYREELKQKKREEFKHIAVFPCKMRVLPQFVFNSRDPIVCGVMIEGGILKEGTPICVPSQEFVELGIVTSIESNHKQVETARKGQEVCIKIEPIPGESPKMFGRHFDETDMLVSKISRASIDACKDYFRDDLIKTDWQLMVELKKLFQIL; encoded by the exons ATGGGTAAAGCTAAGAAGGGAAAGAAACTGCAGAATGCCGAGGACGG CGACAGCGACGTGGAAACCACTAACATCGAGAGCGTGAAACCTTCGCAAACTAAAGGAAAGAA AATTGCAGTAGATTCTGATGAGAGTGAGGATGAAAAGCCTAAAGCTAAATCAAAGCACAAGAAGTCGGTAGATGAAGATGTCAAGGAAGTCACAAAGAATATTAAAAATGTTTCAATATCTAAGAAGTCTCAAAAGAAGAAGGCTGAAGCAAGCAGTGAAG ACGAGTCTGATGATGAACCGCTACCAAAATCAGGCAAAGGAAAGAAGGCAGCGGATAAAAGTGCTTTCTCCTTCTTGGAAATAGAGGATTCGGCTGAGTCGTTACCCGATGCTGCTATTTCTTCCGAAGATGAAAAATCTCAAAAACCACAGAAAAAGGCTCAAGAAAAAAAAGAACCCGCCGGCAAGAAAGGTAAAAAAGCCAAAAGGAAGAAGGATGATAGTGATGATGACTTAGAAAAGGTACTTGCTGAACTAGAAATGGAGTATGCTGGAGTCAAGAAGGAACCTACACCACCCACTGAAGGAGAAAAACCGGTTGAGCCTGTTGAAGAGAAACCTAAATCCAAGAAAAAGGGTCAAAAAGAGGAAACCAAAGTAGAACCTGAAGAAGAAAACGAAGGCAGTGATAATGAACTTGATGTGACAATCAAGACGGCTGCCCagaaaaagaaggaaaaaaaagaaaggGAAAAGCAGAAAAAATTAGAAGCCAAGAAAAAGGAACATGAAGGCAAGAAAGAAGAGCCTAAAGTGGAAGTTAAAGATGAAAAGAAGGAAGAAGTTAAGACTGAGGAACCAGCTAAGGCACCATCTGAAGAAAAAGAAGGTGGAGACACACCTGCTACAGAAGgtaaaaagaagaagaaaggtAAAGGCAAAGAAGAAAAAGAGGAAAAAGATGACAAAGGTAAAAAAGGTCCTGCTAAAAAAACTATTGCTGCTATGCAGGAAGCTCTTAAGAAAATTAAAGAAGAGGAGGAACGCTTAAAGAAAGAAGAAGAGGAAAGGATAAAACAGGAGGAGGAACGTGAGCAGCAAAGACTTGAAGCTATTAGATTAGAAAAAGAGCGCAAAGAAAGGAAAAAACAGAAGGAAAAGGATCGCAAAGAGCGTCTTAAAGCCGAAGGGAAGCTGCTAACACCTAAACAGAAGGCAGAGAAAGCCAGAGCTCAAGCTATGCTGGAGTCTCTGAAAGCACAGGGTATTGAAGTAGGTGGGTCTGAGAAGAAACCACCAAGGCCTGGCACGAGGGTCAAACCTACGAAGCTCAAGAGTCAGATGTCGCAGGATACTCCGTCGACGCCACAGGAGGAGAAGAAAGTTGAATTGGAGATTGTAGATAAAAAG GAGGAACCTAAAAAACAGGAAAAGAAAGAAGAAGAGGAAGGCATCAAAGACTCATGGGATGCGGAGTCCTCCGAAGAGGAACCGGAGCCGGAACCGCAGCCCGAGCCCGCCAAGCCTGCCCCCGCCCCTGCTAAGGAAAAAACACCCGCCAAG AGAGTGGAAGAAGATGACAGCTCGTCCGAGGAAGAAGATAGTTCAGACGAAGACTCCAGCTCTGATGAGGATTCTGATGATGAAGGGATGACCGATGCCCAGAAAAAGAGAGAGCTTATCTTGAAGAGATTAGAG AAACGCAAAGAAGAGAACGAGTTAAACAAACAGAATAACCCTCTCCGCGCGGCCGTCGTCTGCGTACTCGGCCACGTCGACACCGGAAAAACGAAAATTCTGGACAAACTTCGTCGGACCAACGTCCAAGACGGCGAAGCTGGGGGCATCACACAACAGATAGGCGCTACTAATGTGCCTATTGAGAATATTAAGGAGCAAACGAAACATGTTAAAGGG GTTAACGAGATCGCGTTCAAACTTCCCGGCCTGCTCATCATCGACACGCCCGGCCACGAGTCCTTCAGCAATCTGAGGAACAGAGGCTCCTCGCTCTGTGATATCGCCATCTTG GTGGTAGACATTATGCACGGTCTAGAGCCTCAAACAATAGAATCCATAAACCTACTCAAACAAAAGAAGACTCCGTTCATAGTAGCCCTCAACAAAATAGATCGTCTATACGACTGGCAAAGCGCTCAACGTAAAGACGTTCGAGATATATTGAAAATGCAGGCTACTAATACGCAGATCGAGTTTGAGAAGCGAAGCAAGGATGTTATGCTGCAGTTTTCTGAACAG gGTCTAAACGCAGCGCTGTTCTACGAAAACCCCGACCCCCGTTCATACGTCTCTCTGGTCCCCACTTCGGCGGTGACGGGCGAGGGCATGGGCAACCTCCTGGCGATGATCGTGCAGGCGTGCGAGGGGCCCTTGCACAAGAGACTGGTGTTCTCCCAACAGCTATTAGCTACAGTTCTTGAG GTGAAGGCGATCCCCGGTCTCGGAACGACGATCGACACGATTCTCATCAACGGAACCCTTCGGGAAGGCGATACTATGGTTCTCGCGGGCACAGACGGTCCGATTGTGACCCAGATCCGATCGCTGCTCATGCCGCAACCTATGAAGGAGTTGAGAGTCAAG AACGCGTATATGGAGTACAAAGAAGTAGTAGGAGCGCAGGGGGTGAAGATCGCTGCTAAGGAGCTTGAAAAAGCCATCGCGGGTTTGAATCTGCTCGTGGCGCAGAAACCTGATGAGATCGACGTCTTGAA AGAAGAAGTGGCTCGTGAGCTGAAATCCGCTCTCTCTTCAATAAAGCTGTCTGAGCGCGGCGTGTACGTACAAGCCTCCACTCTAGGCTCGCTAGAAGCACTTTTAGAGTTCCTACGGACCAGTAAGATACCT TACTCGGCCATCAGAATAGGACCGGTGGTAAAGCGTGACGTCATGAAAGCATCCGCCATGTTGGAACACGACTCTCAGTGGGCCACCATTCTAGCGTTCGACGTAAAG ATCGAACGCGACGCACAAGAAATGGCGGACAACGTAGGCGTGAAAATATTCGCCGCCGACATCATTTACCACTTGTTCGACAAGTTCACAGCTTATAGGGAAGAACTGAAACAGAAGAAGAGAGAAGAATTCAAGCATATAGCTGTGTTCCCATGCAAAATGAGG GTGTTACCCCAGTTCGTGTTCAACTCTCGCGACCCCATCGTGTGCGGCGTGATGATCGAGGGCGGCATCCTTAAGGAGGGGACTCCTATCTGCGTTCCCAGCCAAGAG TTCGTGGAGCTCGGCATCGTGACATCAATAGAAAGTAACCACAAGCAAGTAGAAACGGCGCGGAAGGGCCAAGAGGTCTGCATCAAGATCGAACCGATACCGGGCGAGTCGCCCAAAATGTTCGGCCGACACTTCGACGAGACGGACATGCTAGTCAGCAAG